From Pseudomonas alcaligenes, a single genomic window includes:
- a CDS encoding two-component system response regulator codes for MSYPADPRPKLLLVDDEPTNLQVLRQILQDDYRLFFAKDGEKALELAARELPELILLDVMMPGMTGHEVCARLKAEAATAAIPVIFVTALADVEDEARGFAVGAVDYITKPVSPPIVRARVRTHLSLVGVDELKRTRLQIVQCLGLAAEYKDNETGLHVIRMSHYSRVLALAAGFSEKAAEDVLNAAPMHDVGKIGIPDAILQKNGKLDNEEWAVMRRHAQIGAEIIGEHDSGLLQMARRIALSHHEKWDGSGYPNGLKGEEIPLEGRIVAIADVFDALTSVRPYKPAWSVEETLELIQRESGKHFDPQLVALFLEQMPAILAIKERWAESV; via the coding sequence ATGAGTTACCCAGCCGATCCGCGTCCCAAGCTGCTGCTGGTGGACGACGAACCGACCAACCTGCAGGTGCTGCGGCAGATCCTCCAGGACGACTACCGGCTGTTCTTCGCCAAGGACGGCGAGAAGGCCCTGGAGCTGGCCGCGCGCGAGCTGCCGGAGCTGATCCTGCTGGATGTGATGATGCCTGGCATGACCGGTCACGAGGTGTGCGCCCGGCTCAAGGCCGAGGCGGCCACGGCGGCCATCCCGGTGATCTTCGTTACCGCCCTGGCCGATGTCGAGGATGAGGCGCGCGGCTTTGCGGTCGGCGCGGTGGACTACATCACCAAGCCGGTCAGCCCGCCGATCGTGCGCGCGCGGGTGCGCACCCACCTGTCGCTGGTGGGGGTCGACGAGCTCAAACGCACGCGCCTGCAGATCGTCCAGTGCCTCGGCCTGGCTGCCGAGTACAAGGACAACGAGACCGGCCTGCACGTGATCCGCATGAGCCATTACTCGCGGGTGCTGGCCCTGGCGGCCGGCTTCAGCGAGAAGGCGGCCGAGGACGTGCTGAACGCCGCGCCGATGCATGATGTGGGCAAGATCGGCATTCCCGATGCGATCCTGCAGAAGAACGGCAAGCTCGATAACGAAGAATGGGCGGTGATGCGCCGGCACGCGCAGATCGGTGCCGAGATCATTGGCGAGCACGATTCCGGCCTGCTGCAGATGGCTCGGCGCATCGCCCTGAGCCACCACGAGAAGTGGGATGGCAGCGGCTACCCCAACGGCCTCAAGGGCGAGGAGATTCCCCTGGAGGGGCGCATCGTGGCGATTGCCGATGTGTTCGACGCACTGACCAGCGTGCGCCCGTACAAACCGGCCTGGAGCGTGGAGGAAACCCTCGAGCTGATCCAGCGCGAAAGCGGCAAGCACTTCGACCCGCAGCTGGTGGCGCTGTTCCTCGAGCAGATGCCGGCGATCCTGGCGATCAAGGAGCGCTGGGCGGAGAGCGTGTAA
- a CDS encoding pirin family protein has protein sequence MGELLLIRPRAEDIAGQPILRPLPSAKCRSVGPFVFFDHMLEQSYPAGSGMNINQHPHIGLSTLTYLFAGELQHKDSLGSDQLVQPGDVSWMTAGRAVAHVERTPAHLWQSGSRLHGLQVWLALPQAEEQGEPSYSHHPAASLPRSAAMGVQITLIAGTGFCLQSPVPMHSPTLYAELKLQAGASLLIPAEHRERALYLIAGEAQLDGNELPLRGLAVLPAGEELLLSACGECHLALIGGEPLGPRRMFWNFVASDAALLEQAKQNWASGDWPQVPGESARIELPRA, from the coding sequence ATGGGCGAGCTGCTGCTGATCCGCCCGCGCGCCGAAGATATCGCCGGCCAGCCGATCCTGCGCCCGCTGCCCTCGGCCAAGTGCCGCAGCGTCGGCCCCTTCGTGTTCTTCGATCACATGCTGGAGCAGAGCTACCCGGCCGGCAGCGGGATGAACATCAACCAGCACCCGCATATCGGCCTGTCCACCCTCACCTACCTGTTCGCGGGCGAGCTGCAGCACAAGGACAGCCTCGGCTCCGACCAGTTGGTGCAGCCCGGCGATGTCAGCTGGATGACCGCCGGCCGCGCCGTGGCGCACGTCGAACGCACCCCGGCGCACCTCTGGCAGAGCGGCTCGCGCCTGCACGGCCTGCAGGTGTGGCTGGCGTTGCCGCAGGCCGAGGAACAGGGCGAGCCGAGTTACAGCCACCACCCGGCCGCCAGCCTGCCGCGCAGCGCAGCCATGGGCGTGCAGATCACCCTGATCGCTGGCACCGGCTTCTGCCTGCAGTCGCCGGTGCCGATGCACTCGCCCACCCTGTATGCCGAGCTGAAGCTACAGGCCGGCGCCAGCCTGCTGATTCCGGCCGAGCATCGTGAGCGCGCGCTGTACCTGATCGCCGGCGAAGCGCAGCTGGACGGCAATGAACTGCCACTGCGCGGCCTGGCCGTACTGCCCGCAGGCGAGGAGCTGCTACTGAGTGCCTGCGGCGAATGTCACCTGGCGCTGATCGGCGGCGAGCCGCTGGGGCCGCGGCGCATGTTCTGGAACTTTGTCGCCAGCGATGCCGCGTTGCTGGAGCAAGCTAAACAGAACTGGGCCAGTGGCGACTGGCCGCAGGTGCCGGGGGAAAGCGCGCGGATCGAATTGCCGCGCGCGTAG
- a CDS encoding OsmC family protein, translated as MIRISTESGLRHSIAIGEHLLHADVPVEFGGDASGPEPHDLFDAALGACKALTLMLYAKQKGLPLEGLDVQVQRDDSEERQGIYRLNVELQLHGALDDAQRQQLLRIADKCPVHKLMTSTEVQINTQLGSD; from the coding sequence ATGATCCGCATCAGTACCGAATCCGGCCTGCGCCACAGCATCGCAATCGGCGAGCACCTGCTGCATGCCGATGTCCCCGTCGAATTCGGCGGCGACGCCTCCGGGCCCGAGCCCCATGATCTGTTCGACGCCGCCCTCGGCGCCTGCAAGGCACTGACCCTGATGCTCTACGCCAAACAGAAAGGCCTGCCCCTGGAAGGCCTCGACGTACAGGTGCAGCGCGACGACAGCGAGGAGCGCCAGGGCATCTACCGCCTCAATGTCGAACTGCAGCTGCACGGTGCCTTGGACGACGCCCAGCGCCAGCAACTGCTGCGTATCGCCGACAAATGCCCGGTGCACAAGCTGATGACCAGCACCGAGGTGCAGATCAACACCCAGCTCGGCAGCGACTGA
- a CDS encoding methyl-accepting chemotaxis protein — protein sequence MLQLLRNQTRRNEHEEALSALFNQHDLTTRLDEQQAWMGRLNRFSDSLHQRIRTSLGAAVGIAAHAPQLAHIASANQESGQSLAQSSELIASASEQVTTTLDAELVPGAAEVARLSGEVASTLRQCQQSGQDVLRQVDAIGVCESQLSKVIDNLTGQLEEVSKVIGVIASISQQTNLLALNAAIEAARAGEHGRGFAVVAEEVRRLAGHTTEATGQVGQIIERFRDGMGQLADAGARMHRAVEDGRDGMLQVGNGLDSTRQAMDSLDERVGHIATGTEQIGQAVRSINGDVQQIAQVAGELLGKAGQVLRHSQAVREDGDRLLQGLGDFRLQLHRSVQAGVEQLAGQPALSGELGAAERLLADTLRRDARFELFYLVDASGVQLSENIFAGDVPQQGGPSCRGRNWSQRPWFRAVAETLRSHITPVYRSSATDDFCFTVSVPILGADGRLLRVLGADVRLSVLV from the coding sequence ATGCTGCAGTTGCTGCGCAACCAGACTCGCCGTAACGAACACGAAGAGGCGCTCAGCGCCCTGTTCAACCAGCACGACCTGACCACCCGCCTGGACGAGCAGCAGGCCTGGATGGGCCGCCTCAACCGCTTCAGCGACAGCCTGCACCAGCGCATCCGCACCAGCCTCGGCGCCGCCGTCGGCATTGCTGCCCATGCCCCGCAGCTGGCCCATATCGCCAGCGCCAACCAGGAAAGCGGACAGAGCCTGGCGCAGTCCTCGGAGCTGATCGCCAGTGCCAGCGAACAGGTCACCACCACCCTCGATGCCGAACTGGTGCCCGGTGCGGCCGAGGTCGCCCGGCTCTCCGGCGAGGTCGCCAGCACCCTGCGCCAGTGCCAGCAGAGCGGCCAGGACGTGTTGCGTCAGGTCGATGCCATCGGCGTGTGCGAAAGCCAGCTGAGCAAGGTGATCGATAACCTCACCGGCCAACTGGAAGAGGTCAGCAAGGTGATCGGGGTGATCGCCAGCATTTCCCAACAGACCAATTTGCTCGCCCTCAACGCCGCCATCGAGGCCGCCCGTGCCGGCGAGCATGGCCGCGGCTTCGCCGTGGTGGCCGAGGAAGTGCGGCGCCTGGCCGGGCACACCACCGAAGCCACCGGCCAGGTCGGCCAGATCATCGAGCGCTTCCGCGATGGCATGGGCCAGCTGGCCGACGCCGGCGCCCGCATGCACCGCGCCGTGGAGGACGGCCGCGACGGCATGCTGCAGGTCGGCAACGGCCTGGACAGCACCCGCCAGGCCATGGACAGCCTGGACGAACGGGTCGGCCATATCGCCACCGGCACCGAGCAGATCGGTCAGGCCGTGCGCTCGATCAACGGCGATGTACAGCAGATCGCCCAGGTCGCCGGCGAGTTGCTCGGCAAGGCCGGCCAGGTACTGCGCCACAGCCAGGCGGTGCGCGAGGATGGCGACCGCCTGTTGCAGGGCCTCGGTGACTTCCGCCTGCAGCTGCACCGCTCAGTGCAGGCCGGCGTCGAGCAACTGGCCGGCCAGCCCGCCCTGAGCGGCGAGCTGGGCGCGGCCGAGCGCCTGCTGGCCGACACCCTGCGCCGCGATGCGCGCTTCGAGCTGTTCTACCTGGTCGATGCCAGCGGCGTGCAACTGTCGGAAAACATCTTCGCCGGCGACGTACCGCAACAGGGCGGCCCCTCCTGCCGCGGCCGCAACTGGAGCCAGCGCCCCTGGTTCCGCGCGGTGGCCGAGACACTGCGCAGCCACATCACCCCGGTGTACCGTTCCTCGGCCACCGACGACTTCTGCTTCACCGTATCGGTACCCATCCTCGGCGCCGATGGCCGTCTGCTGCGCGTGCTTGGCGCCGATGTGCGCCTGTCCGTGCTGGTCTGA
- a CDS encoding dienelactone hydrolase family protein, whose translation MSQIVNQTVRYEIDGQPFACQLLYDESDASPRPGLLMAPNWMGVSAGAIEMARQVAARGYVVLLADVYGADLRPQNMDEAGAAMMSVKGKPALRQRLLAALDTLKAQPGIPLDSSRLAVFGFCFGGHCALELARAGAPLQAAVSFHGTLDSANPAEAQNIQGSVLVLDGATDPFVPRSQLTEFAAEMGAAGVDWQLISYGRAVHSFTDPQANIPGKMQYDAKISRRAFAAMYDLFDEVFA comes from the coding sequence ATGAGTCAGATCGTTAACCAGACCGTTCGCTACGAGATTGATGGTCAGCCTTTCGCTTGCCAGTTGCTGTACGACGAAAGCGACGCGAGCCCACGCCCGGGCCTGCTGATGGCGCCGAACTGGATGGGGGTGTCCGCCGGTGCCATCGAGATGGCCCGCCAGGTGGCGGCGCGTGGCTATGTGGTGTTGCTGGCGGATGTCTATGGCGCCGACCTGCGCCCACAGAACATGGATGAGGCCGGGGCGGCGATGATGTCGGTGAAGGGCAAGCCGGCACTGCGTCAGCGTCTGCTGGCCGCGCTCGATACCCTCAAGGCGCAGCCCGGCATCCCGCTGGATAGCAGTCGTCTGGCGGTCTTCGGTTTCTGCTTCGGCGGCCATTGCGCCCTGGAGCTGGCCCGTGCCGGCGCACCGCTACAGGCGGCGGTGTCCTTCCATGGCACCCTGGACAGCGCCAACCCGGCGGAGGCGCAGAACATTCAGGGCTCGGTGCTGGTTCTCGATGGCGCCACCGATCCCTTCGTGCCGCGCAGCCAGCTGACTGAGTTCGCTGCCGAGATGGGCGCCGCCGGTGTCGACTGGCAGCTGATCAGCTACGGCCGCGCCGTGCATTCCTTTACCGATCCGCAGGCCAATATCCCGGGCAAGATGCAGTACGACGCGAAGATTTCGCGCCGCGCCTTTGCGGCCATGTACGACCTGTTCGACGAAGTCTTCGCCTAG